CTCAGGACCGGCCATGATCGACGTCATCTTCAGTTCCGGCAATGGTAGGTGCCGCGTGGATGAGATCTGGCATCGCCATGCGCGCGAGACGGCGGTGTTGGGAGTCCCCGTCAGGGTCATTCCCCCCGAGGAAATGATCTGGAGCAAGGCCTACGTCCAGGACCGATTCCGCTTCGACGGGGCCGATATCGCTCATCTCATCCGGCGGCAGGGGCGCCGTCTCGACTGGCGCCGTCTCCTCGACCGGATGGACCGCGATTGGGCAGTGCTCTTCGCGCACCTGGTGACCTTCCACTTCATCTACCCCTCCGAGCGCACGGCGGTGCCCACTTGGGTCATGCGCGAGCTTGGAGGCCGCTTGGATCGCCAAGTCGCCCGGCGGGCGCCCCGAGCGTCGATCTGCCGCGGACGGATGTTGACGCCGCACGACTACGAAATCGATATGGCCGAGTGGGGCT
This region of bacterium genomic DNA includes:
- a CDS encoding nucleotidyltransferase family protein, producing the protein MLSRVGDPNESETFFTAALGALRRGNVPFMIGGAYAVRAYAGIFRDTKDLDVFCCPENVRRALTVLGALGCRIEWTHPTWLAKALSGPAMIDVIFSSGNGRCRVDEIWHRHARETAVLGVPVRVIPPEEMIWSKAYVQDRFRFDGADIAHLIRRQGRRLDWRRLLDRMDRDWAVLFAHLVTFHFIYPSERTAVPTWVMRELGGRLDRQVARRAPRASICRGRMLTPHDYEIDMAEWGYHDAPRMQTGRGRSDPAHDRAHRRPG